AGCAGCGCTGCGGCCTAGCCCGTGCTCTAGCGTTGGAACCGAGCGTATTGTTAATGGATGAACCCTTTGCCGCGATTGACGCGCAGACTCGGGAAATCCTGCAACTGGAACTCTTAAAAATTTGGGACCTGCGCCCGATGACCATGGTGTTCGTCACCCATTCCATTGAGGAAGCGGTGTTGATGGGCCATCGAGTGGTTGTGTTGAAGGGACGTCCGAGTGGTGTATTCGAAGTAATTGAGGTTGATTTGCCAAGTCCGCGCGACAGATCAACCCGCTCTCATCCCCGGTTCGCTGAAATTCGCGAACATGTTTGGGGAACTTTGATGGACGAAGCGCGTGCTGCGGAATTTGAAGTTTAAGACGAAGAAATAAAACCAATAAAACTCTAACTAGGGAGGTTTCAATGATGAAATCACGTTATTTGCTAACACTACCTGCTGTGGCATTCGGCCTCAGCTTATCCGCTACCAATCCCGCGACGGCCATGGACAAAGCGACAATTGCTGTCCCTGGTGTTCCGCCGGTATTTTCCACCGTTTTCGTTTATGTTGCGAAGGAAGCTGGCTTTTACAAAAAGCATGGTGTGGATGTTCGCATCAAACCGTTCAACTCCGGTGTTGCGGCAGCTAAGGCCGTTGCAACGGGCAAGGTGGATGCATCTCTGTCACCAACCGCGCCAGTCTCCAAGATCGTTTCCAATGCAGGCATCAAAATGGTTGGCCTGATGGGCTTGGAGAAGCCGGACTGGTTCATCGGTTCCATGGATCCAAGCAAGAACAAATGCGAAGACCTTAAGGGGCAAGCTGTCGGTGTAGATAGCCCGCACGGTGCACGTTGGATCCAATTGGCCAACATGGCGCGGAAATGCAAACTGCGTCCTGACAAACACATCCCGACCGTGAACTTAAGCTCCAACGTGGGGTCGGCCATGGTTGCGGGTCGCCTGACATTTGGTGTTCTGCACCGCGACGACATCACCGTAATCGAGCGTGAGAGTGGTAAAAAACTCACCATCGTATCCGAAATTGAAAAGGCGGCACCTGGCACGCACTACCTTCTGTTCATGACGGTTAAGAAAAACCTCGCTGCCAAGCGCGATATGTATGTTCGTATGGTGGCCGCCAATATCGAAGCAATTCGGTACATGAATAATCCAGCGAATGTTGATAAAGTCGCAAAGATTGCTGGGGTTACGAAGCGTAAACTTATGGATGCAAAGGCTGCTGTGAAAGATTTTGTAGCCTACAAATACTGGCCGCTAGATTACGACGGTCTAAACGCCAAGCGTTTGGCCAAGACCATTAAGATCCAGGCCATCGTTGGCAAGAAGACCAAAGGCAAGGCCGGCATCAAGCCGGGCAAGAAGCCTGTTGCCGTTAACGAACTTGTTGATACGTCCGTCTACAAAGACGCGATGAAGCTGGTCAAATAAGAACCTAAATACACGAAGGCCGGGCGGCGCTCTTTAATCGGAGCGCCGTCCTTCCATCTCCTGCATTACAAATTTAATAGAGTTTAAATGCTTAATTCCGATTCACCGTGGGTCCGCTGGGGCACTGTCGTTACAGGTCTGATAATTGGCGCGATCATTTGGGAAATTGCGGGCCTGAACTTTAATCGCGCCCTGATGGCCCCAATTTGGGGCAATGCCGAACATCCGGGAGCCGCACCCAGGCTGTGGGAACTATTCGCCGACGAAGAATTTCGGCATGCTTTTGTCGGTTCGATAAAATTATTCTGTACGGGTTTCAGTATTGGTGTTGTTCTGGCCTTGCCGCTGGGGATCATCCTGGCGCGTTTTGTCCTCCTTCGGGTCGCCTTGGAAAGCTATATCCTGGCGCTTTATGTCACACCGATGGTGGCGATTATTCCATTTATTATGGCGCTGATGGGTTTTGATTTTTGGCCCAAGGTGGTGGTTGTCACCCTCTTCACATTTTTTCCAATTCTGTATAATACCCTCGAAGGTGCGCGCAGCGTAAAGCCGGAATTGATCGAGGTGGCCCGCGCCTTCCGCACCAACGAATGGGCACTGTGGCGAGATATTCTTATTCCCTACACACTGCCTTTCGCATTGACCGGCATTCGCCAGGCAACGGGTCGGGCCTTGGTTGGCATGGTTGCTGCGGAGTTTTTCCTCTCCACCAGTGGCCTCGGCGGCGAAATCATGGTCGCGTCCCGGAACTTCGACATGGCCTCAGTCTTGGCCTCGATCTTTTTGATTACGATTTTAGGCACTGGGCTGATGCGTTTGGCTCAAGTGTTTGAAAAGAAATACTCCGCCTGGCGAGGGCTTGACCGATGACGTCTGCTCTTTCTCGAATCCTGCCCAGCAAAGACATGCAAATTAAGCTGTTCACCGGCTTGATTATCTTGGTGATTTGGCAAGTTGGCGTGACCTATTCTGGCGCGCCTCGGTTCATTGCCAAGCCTTTGAATATCTTTGCCGTATTCCCTGAGGTGGTCGTTACGGATGAATTTTTGGATGCAACATCAAGCACCATCTTCGCGGTCATAAAAGGACTGCTGATATCGCTGGTGGCTGGCACGATTGTCGGATTTGCGATTGGCCGGATGAAAGTCTTTGATCGGCTGCTGAACGTCTACATCAACGGCTTTTACACCATGCCCATGGTGGCAGCACTGCCGCTGATTACCGTCTGGTTCGGCTATGAAGAAGAAGCCCGCATGGCGACAATCATTTTTGCGTCTTTTTTCTCCATCACCATCAACGCCGCCGATGGGGCGCGATCCGTTCCGCCGGAATATCTGGAGGTTGCACACGCCTATAGGGCGAGCCCTCGCCATGTATGGTTTGATATTACCCTGTTTAGTTCGATGCCCTATCTCATCGCCGGCATCCGATTAGCGGCGGGTCGTGCAGTAGTCGGTGCTGTGATCTCTGAATTCTTTGTTTCTTTGGAAGGCCTTGGCATGTTCATCTTGGCGAATACGCGTTCTTATGCCCATAACGAGGCCGTAGTCGGGGTATTGGCGCTCGCGGCCTTTGGGCTTGCATTCGAGTGGATCACCAAGTGGGTTCTGGCGACCTATTACCCCTGGTACCGCCGAGCGAACAGATAAGGCGGGTCGTTAACATGGCAAAGGACCCGCGCGTAGAATTAGCCGTCGCCCATTGGGGCGGAAGGTTTGTTTCCAACGGTGTTCCGCTGGCTGACTTTCAGGAAGTCACGGCGGGTTTGGATCGTTGGGAAGACTGGTGCGCTGGATTTTCTGAACGCGCGGCCTTACATGAAAAAATGGGGCGCGACGCGCTGGCGCAAAAGCTTTTCATCAGTGCTGGTGAGCACCTGACCCGCGCGGCTGTGCTGTACCATTTCGCCAAGTATCTGTTTGTAATTGATCTTGACCAGATGAAGGCCGCGCATATGAAAGCGGTCGACTGTCACAAGCTGGCCCTGCCCTATCTCGACCCACCTGCCGAACGTGTCAAAATCCCTTACGAGGGCAGCACAATCTACGGTAATCTACGGATACCCAAGGGAGTGGACACCCCCCCAATTCTGATCATGTGCATGGGACTTGATTCGACCAAGGAAGAGATGGGCGCGAATGAGGCAAATTACCTCCGGCGCGGCATGGCGACGCTTGCCTTCGATGGCCCTGGTCAAGGCGAAGGTGAATATGATTGGCCCATCCGTCCCGACTATGAAGCTGTCGTTACCGCCGTCTGTGATTTTGTCGAAACGCGCGACGATGTCGATGCGGAACGCATGGGTGTTTGGGGTGTTAGCATGGGTGGCTATTACGCGCCCCGAGCGGCGGCGTTTGAGAAGCGCCTAAAAGCTTGTATCTCGCTATCGGGCCCGTTTGATTTTGGCGAACGCTGGGACGCCTTCCCACCAATGTCCAAAGACACTTTTCGGGTGCGCGCGCAGTGCGAAACCCTGGAGGACGCCGCAGACGTGGCCGCAAAGCTGTCCCTCGTCGACGTCGCCAAAAACATCACCTGTCCGCTGTTCGTTGTTACCGGTGAATTGGATCGATTGTTTCCCTATACCGACGCAGAACGGCTGGCCCGCGAAGCATCAGGCCCGACGGAACTTTTGATCGTTGAGAGAGGGGGCCACGTTGCGAATAACCGGCGGTATGTTTATGATGCAGCAACGTCTGATTGGATGGCGGTGCAGTTGGGAGTCAGGTCATGACGCCCAGACGCCATATTTATTTCACAAACTTTAAATTGCCTAAAAGTTGACATTGATCGAACGTACGTATAATTTATACATACGTTCAATCAATGTTGGCAATCACTCCTGATTCGGAGCTTCAATTGAATAAAATTAATCCCGTCATTGATCGTAAAACTCAGATTCTTGATGCCGCCGAGGAGCTTTTTGCCTTCAACGGTTTCGATGGTGCATCTATCAGGGATATCGCCAAGCTTGCCGAGGTTCAATTGGCATTAATTGGATATCATTTCGGCCCCAAGGAGCAGCTTTTTGAATCGGTCGTGACCCGCCGAGCGGGCTACTTTACGGACTGTCGTCAGACCGAATTGGAAGACGCCCGTACAGCGGCTAAAGGCAAGCCAATCCCGGTGAAAAAAATTGTTCATGCGTACCTATGGCCCTTTTTTGAACGTGTAATCGATAGCGATCCGGGTTGGAAGAACTATGCCAAAATGATGGCGCAAATTGCAAATTCCCGGCGTTGGCAGCCTGTAGTTGGCAAATGTTATGATGAATCGTCGCTGATCTTCATTGATGAGCTAAAACGGAGCCTGCCGAACTGTTCCGATCTAACTGTATTATCGAGCTTTCAATTTATGATTGGTGCCATGCTGAATGTATGTGCTGAAACCGGCCGTTACGAAGTTCTTCCCGGCGGCACAAAAAGCTCTAAAGACTTGCAATCGATCTTTGCCGATCTTGTTCCTTTTATATCTGCGGGCTTTAGAGAGGTTAACAAAAAGGACCATGCATAGGGCCCATGCATAGAGCCCATGCATAGAGCCCATACATAGAGCTAAGAGTAATTTGGTTAGTTGACGCTGTAAGACCCACATGGAATCATTTCTGTAACTGAGAAATTTATAAATTTGCACTCATATCGATGTGCATTTGATTAGGAGAACATACGTCATGGCAAGTTATGAGCCGGATATCATTAAACCAGAGGACATCAACCCCAACTACCATTGGGACCGGGCCATTCCTGCACCGGGTCATTCCGCTGTGGATTTTGAAGAGCGGGTGAATTTTAGCCGCCTCCATAAATATCGCTTGGGTCGCACGCGGCAAGCGCTGAAGGAATCAGACCTTGGTGCCCTGCTTTGCTTTGATAACAACAACATCCGCTATATTTCCAGCACCTCTATTGGTGAATGGTCGCGGGATAAAATTGCCCGGTATTGCGTTCTAGCCGGTGACGGTGATCCACACGTTTGGGACTTTGGTTCGGCTGCGGCTCACCACAGATTGCACTCCCCTTGGCTGCCAACCGGTTGCTGCCACGCAGGCATGATTGGGCTTCGGGGTACGGTACCACCGAGCGCTGGCTTCATGGAAAGCGCTGCCAAGGAAATCAAGCAGATGCTGGTTGATGCAGGTGTTGCAGATCAGCCCATCGGCGTTGATATTTGTGAGCCGCCGATGATGTTTGAACTGCAAAAAGTTGGCCTTAACGTGGTTGACGGTCAACAGATCATGCTCAACGCGCGTGAGATCAAAAGCATGGATGAAATCATGCTCTTGAATCAAGCCGCCGCCATGGTCGACGGCACCTATCACATGATGTTCGAAATGATGAAGCCGGGGGTTAGTGAAGCCAACTTGGTCGCGGCTGCGAACAAGATGCTTTATGACCTAGGCTCTGACGATGTTGAGGCTATTAACGCGGTTTCCGGCGAGCGCTGCATGCCCCACCCCCACAACTTTACCGACCGGATTTTACGTCCGGGCGATCAAGCCTTCTTCGACGTGATTCAGGCTTATATGGGATATCGCACGTGCTACTACCGCACCTTCAATATTGGCAAGGCGACACCTCCGCAACGGGACGCTTATGTGAAAGCCCGTGAATGGATCGATGCCTCGATTGCAATGATCAAACCCGGTGTCGGCACGGATCAAGTCGCCGCCGTTTGGCCTGAAGCACACGAGTTTGGCTTTACTGACGAAATGGAAGCCTTTGCGCTACAATTTGGTCACGGTCTTGGCGTGGCGCTGCATGAGCGACCAATTATTTCACGGTTGGTTTCCTTCGATGACCCGATGGAGCTTAAGGAAGGCATGGTGTTCGCGCTGGAAACATACTGCCCGGCAGCCGACGGCCATTCAGCCGCACGGATTGAAGAGGAAGTTGTTGTCACGGCGGACGGGTGCAAGGTGATCACCCTGTTCCCAGCTGATGAACTGCCGATTGCGAACCCGTACTAATTAGGAGACTTTGTGCCGCCTAGCACCCTTCGGGACGACTGCTTCGCAGTCTCCTCAGGATGAGGTTGATTTAAAGACACCTCATCCTGAGGAGCGCTGAAAGCGCGTCTCGAAGGGTGCTCAGCGGCACAATTTAAGAAACGTTTAACCAAGGAGCAATCCGTGCCAAACGATAAGATGGAAAACGACGACATCGGCGAAGAGAAACGGCTTGAACTTTATCGGCTGCTACTCGAATGCCGCTACATGGAAAAGCGTGCCTACGACCTTTTTTTG
The DNA window shown above is from Rhodospirillaceae bacterium and carries:
- a CDS encoding ABC transporter substrate-binding protein, producing the protein MMKSRYLLTLPAVAFGLSLSATNPATAMDKATIAVPGVPPVFSTVFVYVAKEAGFYKKHGVDVRIKPFNSGVAAAKAVATGKVDASLSPTAPVSKIVSNAGIKMVGLMGLEKPDWFIGSMDPSKNKCEDLKGQAVGVDSPHGARWIQLANMARKCKLRPDKHIPTVNLSSNVGSAMVAGRLTFGVLHRDDITVIERESGKKLTIVSEIEKAAPGTHYLLFMTVKKNLAAKRDMYVRMVAANIEAIRYMNNPANVDKVAKIAGVTKRKLMDAKAAVKDFVAYKYWPLDYDGLNAKRLAKTIKIQAIVGKKTKGKAGIKPGKKPVAVNELVDTSVYKDAMKLVK
- a CDS encoding ABC transporter permease, with the protein product MLNSDSPWVRWGTVVTGLIIGAIIWEIAGLNFNRALMAPIWGNAEHPGAAPRLWELFADEEFRHAFVGSIKLFCTGFSIGVVLALPLGIILARFVLLRVALESYILALYVTPMVAIIPFIMALMGFDFWPKVVVVTLFTFFPILYNTLEGARSVKPELIEVARAFRTNEWALWRDILIPYTLPFALTGIRQATGRALVGMVAAEFFLSTSGLGGEIMVASRNFDMASVLASIFLITILGTGLMRLAQVFEKKYSAWRGLDR
- a CDS encoding ABC transporter permease — encoded protein: MTSALSRILPSKDMQIKLFTGLIILVIWQVGVTYSGAPRFIAKPLNIFAVFPEVVVTDEFLDATSSTIFAVIKGLLISLVAGTIVGFAIGRMKVFDRLLNVYINGFYTMPMVAALPLITVWFGYEEEARMATIIFASFFSITINAADGARSVPPEYLEVAHAYRASPRHVWFDITLFSSMPYLIAGIRLAAGRAVVGAVISEFFVSLEGLGMFILANTRSYAHNEAVVGVLALAAFGLAFEWITKWVLATYYPWYRRANR
- a CDS encoding alpha/beta fold hydrolase; amino-acid sequence: MAKDPRVELAVAHWGGRFVSNGVPLADFQEVTAGLDRWEDWCAGFSERAALHEKMGRDALAQKLFISAGEHLTRAAVLYHFAKYLFVIDLDQMKAAHMKAVDCHKLALPYLDPPAERVKIPYEGSTIYGNLRIPKGVDTPPILIMCMGLDSTKEEMGANEANYLRRGMATLAFDGPGQGEGEYDWPIRPDYEAVVTAVCDFVETRDDVDAERMGVWGVSMGGYYAPRAAAFEKRLKACISLSGPFDFGERWDAFPPMSKDTFRVRAQCETLEDAADVAAKLSLVDVAKNITCPLFVVTGELDRLFPYTDAERLAREASGPTELLIVERGGHVANNRRYVYDAATSDWMAVQLGVRS
- a CDS encoding TetR/AcrR family transcriptional regulator — encoded protein: MNKINPVIDRKTQILDAAEELFAFNGFDGASIRDIAKLAEVQLALIGYHFGPKEQLFESVVTRRAGYFTDCRQTELEDARTAAKGKPIPVKKIVHAYLWPFFERVIDSDPGWKNYAKMMAQIANSRRWQPVVGKCYDESSLIFIDELKRSLPNCSDLTVLSSFQFMIGAMLNVCAETGRYEVLPGGTKSSKDLQSIFADLVPFISAGFREVNKKDHA
- a CDS encoding aminopeptidase P family protein — translated: MASYEPDIIKPEDINPNYHWDRAIPAPGHSAVDFEERVNFSRLHKYRLGRTRQALKESDLGALLCFDNNNIRYISSTSIGEWSRDKIARYCVLAGDGDPHVWDFGSAAAHHRLHSPWLPTGCCHAGMIGLRGTVPPSAGFMESAAKEIKQMLVDAGVADQPIGVDICEPPMMFELQKVGLNVVDGQQIMLNAREIKSMDEIMLLNQAAAMVDGTYHMMFEMMKPGVSEANLVAAANKMLYDLGSDDVEAINAVSGERCMPHPHNFTDRILRPGDQAFFDVIQAYMGYRTCYYRTFNIGKATPPQRDAYVKAREWIDASIAMIKPGVGTDQVAAVWPEAHEFGFTDEMEAFALQFGHGLGVALHERPIISRLVSFDDPMELKEGMVFALETYCPAADGHSAARIEEEVVVTADGCKVITLFPADELPIANPY